The Lolium rigidum isolate FL_2022 chromosome 2, APGP_CSIRO_Lrig_0.1, whole genome shotgun sequence genomic interval ccgaactagtgcacctatttggtgtgttggggacacaagagacttcttgctttgtggttgcagggttgcatgagagggatatctttgacctcttcctccctgagttcgataaaccttgggtatccacttaagggaaacttgctgctgttctacaaacctcttctcttggaggcccaacactgtctacaggaaaggagggggaacgtagacatcacttggTCTCATAttttgctcacttaagaatattaaatgtttgccatagtagcatttaaattgtcccaacaaattattaaatcttatgggagtgtttctctcatttaaatcctgtcatgaacaattcaaaatgaggtagagactcaggtgatttaggtctcacatgaattgttgatgatattaaatctttaccatgttaggattaaaaggtatgaggtgttcacctcatttaaatcatttcttaaatgataagtgtgaagaggttgaccttggtcaacctaggtcatatattattcataagagaaattaaatcttaataagaaaatgagaggaaattatttctctaagtaattaaaagtaacaccttatttagtatgagaggaaattatttttcctaaataagaaaacaacacatttacccacttaatagtaatgagtgatgctagtttaacttgtgtaaagtatatgaggtatttcacttcatttaaatcttgtcccaagtagtttcatatgaagtttgaacccctggtcaaatactctcacatgaaatacttggagattttaaatcataataggcattattaaatggtatgaggtatctctacctcatttaaatcattttctcaaatgatgatgatgaatggttgacttaggtcaacataaattcatggtgatggtttgagaaattaaatcttaagaagattcaatgagaggaaattattcctcaagaattaaaaggaaactatcatttacatatataatgagaggaaattatttttcttaagaataaaaccatatcaacccacatgatgacaaggtgataatgctagaatagttggtgtgatttatgtgtgtgctttttatagctcttgaacttgtgtggtgattgtatacccgtattcgtatttatagacgctagtgccgaaggctacgaaggggacgacgagaacctctacgaagaagaaggaggaacattttgatcaatacaccaaccaaggcaagctaacactcttgcaaagtcccaagtgcaaagctctacaagagcaaggcaccatccccatttatttttatgtccaataaacctatcccatgtttttaccttgcaattattttgcttattgttttttttcaaagcttacttttgatttatgattcacttaggctagaatagaacaagagcatcaaatttagcctaaagcaaacaaagctagatagcacccctcatgactagttgctattgctaaataaataaaagtgactactctagttgggaacttgtgaaatgaaatgactttgaaaaccttggaatgatgagtcattctattgaaagattttgaaggtgaatatgacttgtgaatgacttggtgaattttaccaaaactgatggttgggttcggatgcgataccattccaatttacaagtacccccacaatacctgattatgggtagggcttaactggaagtttatgtgtcttagtatgggttccctctaaacaagcgtcatcggggttatgccgaaagctgcctccaccacaaaagaaacgacgttaaagatgaggtgaatgtccggcccaagccctgtgcagttcccaggttgacagttggtcttcactcgggaggccaagctcatggggagaggtacctatactaggaaatgtaagtgaaaggttttggttgatgatccgcgtatcgagttacgactattcggggttacccacgacggatgtaatcaaaagttgtggcacaagcgtacaacctctgcagagtgtaaacctattcgaatagccgcgtccacggttaagggcggttggaaaggccatacttgttccgtcatcggaccatttacAAAGCTGTGACATAtgatttgtgacttgaacttggaaAGGGGAATGGTgagtttgacttgaattacaacaaaggttgtgggaatgacactaatgttcccacttgagttagttagcacatgaaaggtcttgatttcaaatacttgtgaactaaaattggcttcatgcaaaagaaactagagcttagcacccccttaccagaaatgttcgtacttacatgagtattagtttgcaagtactttaaagtactcacggctgtgtccctggctattcaaatggccagactatgaagaggagcagcagtatgaagaggatggacagcaggacgtctacgacaactaggactactctcgacgtcaagcgttggcctgtggactatagagtccccttctatctacgcttccgctatgtatttgtgatgtgtgttgaaacaatagttcaactattattgtaatattggatcatgtgatctatttgtaagacgactatgatatgtaatgaatgatgacttatgatacttaactgttatgtctcgcaacaacaatattcctgggattgcgatgtatggcataacaggcacctggacttaaaaatccgggtgttgacatctcttcatcaccatgatcgcctccggatcgatgtgtgagtagtccacccctggactatgggtccatagcagtagctagatggttgtattctcctcattgtgctatcatgttagatcttgtgagctgcctatcatgatcaagatcatctatactgtaatgctacatgttgtgtttgttgggatccgatgaatattgaatactatgtcaagttgattatcaatctatcatatatgttatttatgttcttgcatgctctccgttgctagtagaggctctggccaagttgatactgtgactccaagagggagtatttatgctcgataatgggttcatgcctccattaaatctaggacagtgacagaaagttctaaggttgtggatgtgctgttgccactagggataaaacatcgatgctttgtctaaggatatttgtgttgattacattacgcaccatacttaatgcaattgtacgttgtttgcaacttaatgcttggagggttcggatgataacctgaaggtggactttttaggcatagaagcatgctggatagcggtctatgtactttgtcgtaatgccctgattaaatctcatagtacttatcatgatatatgtatgtgcatttttatgccttctttatttgtcaattgcctaactgtaatttgttcacccaacatctgtttatcttatgggagagacaccactagtaaactgtggaccccggtccaattctttacatctgaaatacaatctactgcaattgttctttactggttcttcgcaaacaatcatcatcttccacacaatacgtttaatcctttgtttactgacaagccggtgagattgacaacctcactcgttacgttggggcaaagtactttgattgtgttgtgcaggttccacgttggcgccggaatccctggtgttgcgccgcactacactccgccaccatcaaccttcaacgtgcttcttggctcctactggttcgataaaccttggtttgttactgagcgaaacttgctgctgtgcgcatcacaccttcctcttgggattcccaacggacgtgttaactacacgcatcacttacCCACGTCCTTTCCAGCTTCACTATGTCCTGGGCCAAAGTCGAGGTGGGGTCATAACGAAGTCACTGGTGAGGAGTACCAGGTGGTAATAAAATACAAGGTTTAACTGTCCAAATAGGTGATCTAGACCATTAATTTCGCAGATCCAATGGCTGATAACGCTCGCTGCAAGGGAAGAAAATCTTATGTGACCTGGTCGTACCGCCAGAATCGGTTAACCAACTCCTGCTAGCGACGCGTGGCAACCGAATCTTAAAGCATCCGGGCAAAACCGTCTCAGATTTTCTCCCCAGCAGTAACCAAAACTCAAATCTAGTTTATTTTCCTCGTATCTTCCCCATCCTCAAGTCTCCAACGCTCTTTCGTGCTGGCTCATGGACGCCTAGTGCTCCCTCTGTGCTGCTCCTGCCGCCATAGAAGATGATAACACACTCCTCCGCGCCTAATCGACGCACCCCAGGCGCTCCATCCCCTCTATTCCTGTTATCCATGTCCATTATCGCCCCGGCGGCCCAACGGCCGGTGCTCTGACCACGGATGACCTCCTAGACACCCTTGCGCGCGGCACCACCGGCGGTCTGTCTCGTGTGCTTGCTGCCGTTAGCCGCCTTGCTAGTACTGTTAGCTGCTCGATGCCTCTTCGCACACGACGATTGGATTCCACAAGTAGGCTACTTTGTTCGCTAGGAATTTTCCAAGATGGTTGAGTCAGGAACGCAATCAATTAGTTGGGGATTGTAGGTGCTGCCCCGATTTTACTCTTGAAACTGTTCTCCTGCACTGATATTTCCTTAGTGGGAATTAGGAGTCACTTTTGGTTAAGTGCTTTTAGATGCGGATTGCCACGCGTCGCTAGTAGGAGTTGGTCCACCGATTCTGGTGGCACGACTAGGTCGTATAAGATTTTCTTCCCGCTGCAAGAGTGCCTCTTCACGCTGGGTATTCAACAGGATTAATtgttgtactacctccgtttcaaggaataaggcgcacgcgtattccaagacgaactttaaccataaaaattgagcaataaaatcttgattatattatatgtaagtaGCATCGTTGAATTTGTATCGAAAAGcattttctaatgatgctaatttcattcaAATAATCGTTGGATCCGACCGGCACACCTTCTGACACCCCTCTGTGCCGCCTTCCTCATTCGGGTCAGGAACTTGTGCCCCGAGCTGTAGATCAATCCGTCTTTCTATGTCTTTCCATGCCTCTTCCCAGAGCATTCCAACaaagctcatctcatcatcacaaCGTCAACGTATCTATGAGAGCAACGGAGAGAGACAACGCTTGTGCCGGTGGAGACGCACACGATGAAATCGGCCACCACTAGGCTGAAATTTGGAAATTAACAAGTGGGCAGTGGACGAGGTTACGGTATAGGCACGCGCAGGCCAGGGGAGGACGAAGTCGCCAGGGGAGGCGAGATGGACGAGATGGAGGATGTCGGGTGAAAGTAGTAGCTGGGACGCCGCGTCGCTGCTGGGTGGCGTTGAGTCGACGAGAGGAGCAGGTGCACGGGCGCGGTTGAAGCAGAGAGCAGGTCATAATCGCTGATGCTAGCTTGCTTTACTTTTAAAAAAATGATATCTTGTTGAAGCTTTCTATCAGCGGTGTAGCTAGCTTGCCGCTGTTTGTTCGACCAAATGAGGTTGACATATAACACAAGATGtgctgctagctagcttgctGGTGATGGTTTTCTAAAACCGATTACCttgtttcagttttttttttgcacaatagGATTGTCGTCACCATATGCATTCTTTATCTTAGAAAGATCTACACATAAAACGAAATAAGTATAAAGAATAACGAATGGAATTTAGTTAACTATAATAAAAAAAATAGTACATGACTATGTAAGTAATCTATTAGTACATATAGACTTCCTGGTAGAATTTGTGGCTAAGTTAAATGTTTATGGAGTGTTGTTTCAGGCAATAGTATAAAAAAACATTCCATGGATCACACGAGCGTTACTCAAGAGGGAAAAAATGGGGCTTAAATATGTGAAACAATCCCATTTTTAAGTAGGGATAGCAAATGGTTGGTTTGTTTATACTCCTCCATTTCCTTTTAATATTGATAATAAAAATCGGCACCACATAAACTTTTAAGATGTCGTAACCTCCCTTCAATCTTGAAAACACGTCGATCTGAAATTGGATTGTACAAACTTCGTCACATCCAaatttttatatttatttattcgtagcaacgcacgtgcattcactggtggaaaaagggccttccatccagccccattagtccccaaatatttcgaaccgtgactaatgggatctttagtcgcggttcgggaggcgaaccgccacCAAagtcctgggcccagggcgctcggtggccagctggtgcacgcctttagtcgcggttggcccgttcAGCACACTCACTTAGTCATTTGGTGCCACTTTCTTCACAACCTTCACAAGTGGGTGGttggtttgattttggttcctcttatgcatagaaggtgttcgatgaaatgcccgagagatagaaagaaacatgatatgaagtgtccgagccacacttgagctttctcatttatttttcctcgatcgcggttagcaacttgaacctttcatgtgtcattgataaaatatgcatgtgtgtagttcattgtttaatttctattatttctagctagtctttatatatttgaaataattactacctccatcccaaggttgaaggcctatatttttttagaaagtcaaacgaagtaaaatttgactaaatatttagaagaatttatgaataaatatgatattttgtatgtaccatatgaaaatatatttcattatctatcaaatgatattgattttgtacttttcatgttaatgattttttataaaaacttagtcaaacttaacatagtttaactttctaaaaaaatataagctttaaaccttgagatggaggtagtacaGGGCAACGAAATGGTGTTTGGCTGAAGGCTGTCGGTGCAAGATGAGGAGATACGATCATACGAGTACAGTGGCGGTTCTCCCGTATTGTATGTACACATTGCGGGCTTGCGGCTTATGCTCGTGGAATGCAAGCCAAAAAACAAAATCGAGCGCGTGGTATGCTCGCAAATAGAATATGACATAGTACGTTGACATGAATTAATGCTATAAATCCACACACGATCCTCACCTTAGCACGCGCGCACACACCAGCTAATTAATCCAGATTCCAGATCAGAGTAGGGCTCCGCTCCTCTTCCATCTTCAAGCAAGCTAGCTAGAGCTAGAGAACCGGCCAGTTGCCATGAGGGCACAGGCGCACCTCTCCCTGGCCGCCATGCTCGTTCTTGCCACTGTAGGGTGcatgccggcggcggcgcaggactACGATTTCTTCTACCTCGTGCTGCAGGTGAGTGCCCCGGCTAGCTAGTTCAGTTCGCCGTAGACGGTGCGTTGCTGATATGATATCTATGTGGCTATGTGCAGTGGCCGGGGTCCTACTGCGACACGAAGCAGAGCTGCTGCTACCCGCGGTCCGGCAAGCCCGCGGCGGACTTCGGGATCCAGGGAATGTGGCCCAGCCGCGACGACGGGACCTACCCACAGGACTGCAACCCCGACAGCAAGTTCGACCCCTCTAAGGTGAGCGACCTGCTGAGCAGCCTGCGCACCAACTGGCCGTCCCTGGCATGCCCCAGCGAGGACGGGCTCCAGTTGTGGGCGCGCGAGTGGGAACAGCACGGCACCTGCGCTCAGAACCTCTTCAACGAGCACGGCTACTTCCAGGCCGCGCTCCACCTTCGCGACCAGCTCCGCGTCCT includes:
- the LOC124685801 gene encoding ribonuclease 1-like: MRAQAHLSLAAMLVLATVGCMPAAAQDYDFFYLVLQWPGSYCDTKQSCCYPRSGKPAADFGIQGMWPSRDDGTYPQDCNPDSKFDPSKVSDLLSSLRTNWPSLACPSEDGLQLWAREWEQHGTCAQNLFNEHGYFQAALHLRDQLRVLDALASAGISPDGGYYTLSAIRDAIREGTGFEPFVACNRDESGNSQLYHLYFCVDAAASRIVECPISPTARPCGNRIEFPAF